A stretch of Brachyspira suanatina DNA encodes these proteins:
- the pyrR gene encoding bifunctional pyr operon transcriptional regulator/uracil phosphoribosyltransferase PyrR, whose translation MRVLLKAEEYEKVLPRLAAEIIEKEDMEKLAIVGIRRRGDFLGIRLKKLLEEKINKEVPIGAIDINLYRDDLSSLSEFPEIKETDIPFDITGKTILLVDDVLYTGRTIRAALNALFDYGRPKKVALLVLVDRFGRELPVSANYVGIALNVPQDQYVSVRVKELEGEDLVLLKDRN comes from the coding sequence ATGAGAGTTTTACTAAAAGCTGAAGAATATGAAAAAGTTCTCCCTAGACTTGCTGCGGAAATCATTGAAAAAGAAGATATGGAAAAATTGGCTATTGTTGGCATAAGAAGAAGAGGTGATTTTTTAGGTATAAGATTAAAAAAACTTCTAGAAGAAAAGATAAATAAAGAAGTACCTATCGGAGCAATAGATATTAATCTTTATAGAGATGACTTATCCTCCCTTTCTGAATTTCCAGAAATCAAAGAAACTGACATACCTTTTGATATTACAGGAAAAACTATATTACTTGTTGACGATGTTCTTTATACAGGAAGAACAATTAGAGCGGCTCTTAATGCTTTATTTGATTATGGAAGACCAAAAAAAGTAGCATTATTAGTATTAGTTGATAGATTCGGAAGAGAACTTCCTGTATCTGCAAATTATGTAGGAATTGCTCTTAATGTACCTCAGGATCAATATGTGTCTGTAAGAGTAAAAGAGTTGGAAGGTGAAGATTTAGTTCTTCTAAAAGATAGAAATTAA
- the aroC gene encoding chorismate synthase gives MGSVFGNNIKLSLFGESHGEAIGCVIDGFPYGINIDSQFIDNEMDRRRAKNAKLATARNEADKVEILSGILDDKSTGMPISAIIKNENKRSGDYSNLKTLPRPSHGDYTAMLRYDGFNDIRGGGHFSGRLTAPLVFAGALAKLALKEKFDINIAAHIKQIYNIKDKYPNNVFPTYEEFTDNYNKELSVFDNEAMNKMIKTIEEAKMNMDSVGGIITAAVFNMPAGFGDPFYSSIESRIAQSVFAVPAVKGIDFGLGFDFVNYKASECNDAYTIKDDNNIKRVETKTNNNGGILGGISNGMPIVVNVVIKPTPSISKEQLTLNIETKEEETLVIKGRHDPCIAVRAVPVIEAAIAVSILDLCLDMKGKLI, from the coding sequence ATGGGAAGCGTATTTGGAAATAATATTAAATTAAGTTTATTTGGAGAATCACATGGAGAAGCTATAGGCTGTGTTATAGATGGTTTTCCTTATGGTATTAATATAGATAGTCAATTTATAGACAATGAAATGGACAGAAGAAGAGCTAAAAATGCAAAGCTAGCAACTGCAAGAAATGAAGCTGATAAAGTAGAAATATTATCAGGAATACTTGATGATAAAAGCACAGGTATGCCTATATCAGCAATCATAAAAAATGAAAATAAAAGAAGCGGCGATTATTCTAATTTAAAAACTCTTCCTAGACCTTCTCATGGTGATTATACTGCAATGCTAAGATATGACGGATTTAATGATATAAGAGGAGGCGGACATTTCTCAGGAAGACTTACAGCTCCTTTAGTGTTTGCAGGTGCTTTAGCAAAATTAGCATTGAAAGAAAAATTTGATATTAATATAGCGGCTCATATAAAACAAATATACAATATAAAAGATAAATATCCAAATAATGTTTTCCCAACTTATGAAGAGTTTACTGATAATTATAATAAAGAATTGAGTGTATTTGATAATGAAGCAATGAATAAAATGATAAAGACCATAGAAGAAGCTAAAATGAATATGGATTCAGTAGGAGGCATTATAACTGCTGCCGTGTTTAATATGCCTGCTGGATTTGGAGATCCTTTTTATTCATCTATAGAAAGCAGAATAGCTCAGTCTGTATTTGCTGTACCCGCTGTAAAGGGAATAGATTTTGGACTTGGTTTTGATTTTGTTAATTATAAAGCAAGCGAATGTAATGATGCTTACACTATAAAAGATGATAATAATATCAAAAGAGTTGAAACAAAAACTAATAATAATGGAGGAATACTGGGCGGTATATCAAATGGTATGCCTATAGTGGTTAATGTGGTAATAAAGCCTACCCCATCAATATCAAAAGAACAATTAACTTTAAATATAGAAACTAAAGAAGAAGAAACTCTTGTAATTAAAGGGCGTCATGATCCATGTATAGCTGTGAGAGCTGTACCAGTTATAGAAGCGGCTATTGCTGTTTCAATACTTGATTTATGTTTAGATATGAAAGGAAAATTGATTTAA
- a CDS encoding response regulator has protein sequence MNYSAIIIDDDNNRLNKLKATLESSSIKVLIAENLYELISKIYKYSVKILVFNPNLVWINVIEFITELKKLPNYDEFTIFFLYEDIDIDLEKEAKKHNIICMKYPLHINKLITIIESL, from the coding sequence ATGAATTACTCAGCTATAATTATAGATGATGATAATAATAGATTGAACAAACTAAAAGCTACTTTAGAAAGTTCTTCTATAAAAGTATTAATAGCTGAAAATTTATATGAACTTATAAGCAAAATATATAAATATAGCGTAAAAATTCTGGTATTTAATCCTAACCTTGTATGGATAAATGTTATAGAATTTATTACAGAACTCAAAAAACTTCCTAATTACGATGAATTTACAATATTCTTTTTATATGAAGATATAGATATAGACTTGGAAAAAGAGGCAAAAAAACATAATATAATATGTATGAAATACCCTCTTCATATAAATAAATTAATAACGATAATAGAATCTTTATGA
- a CDS encoding chemotaxis protein CheX codes for MFDLDVVNAFSKGTVIILKSYFNSKVGKGDVRIYRNANHVGGVIVFVGITGDLSGRLMFNMSKATAFKLASALNMESITTIDDIFIATIKEFVNMVAGSAINDLSTKHIDLDMTPPAILMSEQMSMLEKENDKILSINYKTELGEIFMNLILFNQTN; via the coding sequence ATGTTTGATTTAGATGTAGTAAATGCTTTCAGCAAAGGTACAGTAATTATATTAAAAAGTTATTTCAATTCAAAAGTTGGAAAAGGTGATGTGAGAATATACAGAAACGCAAATCATGTAGGCGGTGTTATAGTATTCGTTGGTATTACAGGAGATTTAAGCGGAAGGCTTATGTTTAATATGAGTAAAGCTACTGCTTTTAAATTGGCTTCAGCTCTTAATATGGAATCTATAACTACAATAGATGATATATTTATTGCAACTATTAAAGAATTCGTTAATATGGTTGCTGGAAGTGCTATTAATGACTTATCAACAAAACATATAGATTTGGATATGACTCCTCCTGCAATACTTATGAGTGAGCAAATGTCCATGCTTGAAAAGGAAAATGATAAAATATTATCTATAAATTATAAAACAGAATTGGGTGAAATATTTATGAACTTAATTTTGTTTAATCAAACTAATTGA
- a CDS encoding HD-GYP domain-containing protein has translation MPKIVIPLNEVKEGMKVASNIYNSDDKRIVDIGTIITKDIIETLKRNSITTVSVMELLDLKKENTVNTSGDSRKPVLRGIMEEDGKKILKIDSQEVVKRQEATIERTKSLYETAKKGGGIDFDSMKKEVNNMLSSIVENKDAHSYLSMLKRKDETMYKHAVDVATLAAITAGELNLTKVDMANIMLGALVHDIGKVLIQESLLTKVNLTKEEEAILKKHPTQGYKLVKRDNLDDNIADIVLEHHEKYDGSGYPFQKDNKDISLYSKIVSICNTFNNLITKGEHGIPCTPDKAVKIIISLAKKDFDSDVVKAFQKAVGFYPNNTRVKLSNGSIARVIEQNPNLPLRPVLSIVKHLDGTVSDGLEVVDLSTSNDLFIKEIM, from the coding sequence ATGCCAAAGATTGTTATACCATTAAATGAAGTAAAAGAAGGAATGAAAGTAGCTAGCAATATATATAATAGTGATGATAAAAGAATTGTAGATATTGGAACTATTATTACAAAAGATATTATAGAAACTTTAAAAAGAAATTCTATCACTACAGTTAGTGTAATGGAGCTTTTGGATTTAAAAAAAGAAAATACTGTTAATACTTCCGGAGACAGTAGAAAACCTGTACTAAGAGGTATAATGGAAGAAGATGGAAAGAAAATACTAAAAATAGATAGTCAGGAAGTTGTAAAAAGACAGGAAGCTACTATAGAAAGAACTAAATCATTATATGAAACAGCCAAAAAAGGTGGAGGAATAGATTTTGATTCTATGAAAAAGGAAGTAAACAATATGCTTTCCTCTATTGTAGAAAATAAGGATGCCCATTCATATCTTTCTATGTTAAAAAGAAAAGATGAGACTATGTATAAACATGCAGTTGATGTAGCAACATTAGCAGCTATTACGGCAGGCGAATTGAATCTTACTAAAGTAGATATGGCCAATATTATGCTTGGTGCTTTAGTTCATGACATAGGAAAAGTGCTTATACAGGAAAGTCTTCTTACAAAAGTTAATCTTACAAAAGAAGAAGAAGCTATACTAAAAAAACATCCTACCCAGGGTTATAAATTGGTCAAAAGAGATAACTTAGATGATAACATAGCTGATATTGTATTAGAACATCATGAAAAATATGATGGAAGTGGATATCCTTTTCAAAAAGACAATAAAGATATAAGTTTATATAGTAAAATAGTATCTATTTGCAATACTTTTAATAATTTAATAACTAAAGGCGAACATGGTATTCCATGTACTCCGGATAAAGCCGTTAAAATTATCATATCTTTGGCTAAAAAAGATTTTGACAGCGATGTTGTAAAAGCATTTCAAAAGGCTGTAGGATTTTACCCTAATAATACAAGAGTAAAACTTTCAAATGGTTCTATAGCAAGAGTTATAGAACAAAATCCAAATTTGCCTTTAAGACCTGTATTATCTATTGTTAAGCATCTCGATGGTACAGTTAGTGATGGATTAGAGGTTGTTGATTTATCTACATCTAATGATTTGTTTATAAAAGAAATAATGTAA
- a CDS encoding AAA family ATPase, whose product MSDKNKISIFVYVSILINLIVLALFITFVFGLKKDAFDVDTKKLDRNALICQNSIVNLVKDYDERLNKIVDSYPFINLLQQVILNGIDTAERDRIISIFRSGNYPFDTVALYLADGKSVFSSPVKTKPVDLESYKNSKAIAFFDKDYDGVYFVKPIKNDRGIEVGYIVASVFKKIFENTPYNLNFVVLSNGVVYYNPSIDINSISIDSLTQYMNKDIGSTGSIEADNNTFAFYSGKVKDIDNFSIGILELNVPIVQKYLKYIILALLSLSFIFLLTTALVERFKPAANNIANNESEDDDIYDDSEPPVNNYDNANIVNDEEFNIDDYDSDLEGLDDESIKYLNKADKITKASKIDLPNIDEIEDIKVEDSNTTLNNVMDYEDNDDDDTIKLDDVLEDGGETIQDDNEEDENIKLEDLSSLDKVLENEDNDDDESIKLENIENLDDVLDEENNELEDIPNLDDVIDEQEKDNTEDVPNLDDILDEEHDELEDVPNLDDVLDEQKEDNTEDVPNLDDILDEEHDELEDVPNLDDILDEENNESEDVPNLDDVIAGSDEENNEEENKNDDENITEMKEYSDEELLDSSNILDDDEDNNIDDTVGDLDDIPDLHDEIKEPEEDKEDNDDMLEMKEYSDEELLDSNHLLDDDEDNNIDDTVGDLDDIPDLDDILDEENNESEDVPNLDDVIDSSNDEENNEEENKNDDENVPEMKEYSDEELLDSNNILDDDEDNNIDDTVGDLDDIPDLDDVLDEENNESEDVPNLDDVIDTNDEENNNEEENKNDNENIPEMKEYSDEELLDSNNILDDEEDNNIDDTVGDLDDIPDLHDVIDTNDEENNNEEENKNDDENIPEMKEYSDEELLDSNNILDDKEDNNIDDIVEDLDNIPDLDDVLDEENNDVPNLDDVIDTNDEENNNEEENKNDDENIPEMKEYSDEELLDSNNILDDEEDNNIDNTVEDLDDIPDLHDEIKESEENNNEELEETIDDNNNSSDNDIIKGIDDIIDDNDDNKEGDILISHGSILEDEIVKKEEEYFSSSDAFNFSLNKDFLLGDYDDEENDNNDESSNISPNFNEEYDDGEVIKPASEKDSFDTEDLIDKDLYDPEEVPKVPDDFYREAEEKVKENMTSNWKKVLKALRGKKFINKNMNEMLEWVKKQSGLDIVHAAMLTRQDNGSYNIVESQNISDNTKDKLNISENEALFKKILSHKKTLYVSDPFASDSIKSKFDSEDRKDISHMIFVPIENDEGGLKSFFIGLSSN is encoded by the coding sequence ATGTCTGACAAAAATAAGATATCTATCTTTGTGTATGTATCTATACTTATAAATTTGATAGTTCTTGCTTTATTTATTACATTTGTATTCGGTCTTAAAAAAGATGCTTTTGATGTTGATACAAAGAAGCTAGATAGAAATGCTTTGATATGTCAGAATAGTATAGTAAATCTGGTTAAAGATTATGACGAAAGACTTAATAAAATAGTTGATAGCTATCCTTTTATTAATCTTTTACAACAGGTTATATTAAATGGAATAGACACTGCAGAGAGAGATAGAATAATATCAATATTCAGAAGCGGAAACTATCCATTTGATACTGTAGCATTATATTTGGCAGATGGAAAATCGGTATTTTCTTCACCTGTAAAAACTAAACCTGTAGATTTGGAAAGCTATAAAAACTCTAAAGCAATCGCATTTTTCGATAAAGATTATGACGGCGTATATTTTGTTAAACCTATAAAAAATGATAGAGGAATAGAAGTAGGATACATAGTAGCAAGCGTATTTAAAAAAATATTTGAAAATACTCCATACAATTTAAATTTTGTAGTGCTTTCTAATGGTGTTGTTTATTATAATCCTTCTATAGATATTAACAGCATATCAATAGATAGTTTAACTCAATATATGAACAAAGATATAGGAAGTACAGGAAGTATTGAAGCTGATAACAACACATTTGCATTTTATTCAGGTAAAGTTAAAGATATAGATAATTTCAGCATAGGTATATTAGAGCTTAATGTACCTATAGTTCAAAAATATTTAAAATATATAATATTAGCACTTTTATCTTTATCTTTTATTTTCTTACTTACAACAGCTTTAGTAGAAAGATTCAAGCCAGCTGCTAATAATATTGCAAATAATGAATCTGAAGATGATGATATATACGATGACAGCGAACCGCCTGTAAATAATTATGATAATGCTAATATTGTAAATGATGAAGAATTTAATATTGATGATTATGACAGTGATTTGGAAGGATTAGATGATGAAAGTATAAAATATCTAAATAAAGCAGATAAAATAACAAAAGCTAGTAAGATTGATCTTCCTAATATAGATGAAATAGAAGATATAAAAGTTGAAGACAGTAATACAACATTGAATAATGTAATGGATTATGAAGATAACGATGATGATGATACAATAAAATTAGATGATGTATTAGAAGACGGCGGAGAAACAATTCAAGACGATAATGAAGAAGATGAAAATATAAAATTAGAAGATTTATCATCTCTAGATAAAGTATTAGAAAATGAAGATAATGATGATGATGAAAGCATCAAATTAGAAAATATAGAAAATTTGGATGATGTACTTGATGAAGAAAATAATGAATTAGAAGATATACCTAATTTAGACGATGTAATTGATGAACAAGAAAAAGATAATACGGAAGATGTACCTAATCTAGATGATATACTTGATGAAGAACATGATGAATTAGAAGATGTACCTAATTTAGATGATGTGCTCGATGAGCAAAAAGAAGATAACACAGAAGATGTACCTAATCTAGATGATATACTTGATGAAGAACATGATGAATTAGAAGATGTACCTAATCTAGATGACATCCTTGATGAAGAAAATAATGAATCAGAAGATGTACCTAATTTAGATGATGTAATTGCTGGTAGCGACGAAGAGAATAATGAAGAAGAAAATAAAAATGATGATGAAAATATTACTGAAATGAAAGAATATTCTGATGAAGAGCTTTTGGACTCTAGTAATATATTAGATGATGATGAAGACAATAATATAGATGATACTGTTGGTGATTTAGACGACATACCTGATTTGCATGATGAAATAAAAGAACCTGAAGAAGATAAAGAAGATAATGATGATATGCTTGAAATGAAAGAATATTCTGATGAGGAGCTTTTAGATTCTAATCATTTATTAGATGATGATGAAGACAATAATATAGATGATACTGTTGGTGATTTAGACGATATACCTGATTTAGATGATATACTTGATGAAGAAAATAATGAATCAGAAGATGTACCTAATTTAGATGATGTAATTGATAGTAGTAACGATGAAGAGAATAATGAAGAAGAAAATAAAAATGATGATGAAAATGTTCCTGAAATGAAAGAATATTCTGATGAAGAACTTTTGGACTCTAATAATATATTAGATGATGATGAAGATAACAATATAGATGATACTGTTGGTGATTTAGACGATATACCTGATTTAGATGATGTACTTGATGAAGAAAATAATGAATCAGAAGATGTACCTAATTTAGATGATGTAATTGATACTAACGATGAAGAGAATAATAATGAAGAAGAAAATAAAAATGATAATGAAAATATTCCTGAAATGAAAGAATATTCTGATGAAGAACTTTTGGATTCTAATAATATCTTAGATGATGAAGAAGATAATAATATAGATGATACTGTTGGTGATTTAGACGATATACCTGATTTACATGATGTAATTGATACTAATGATGAAGAGAATAATAATGAAGAAGAAAATAAAAATGATGATGAAAATATTCCTGAAATGAAAGAATATTCTGATGAAGAGCTTTTGGATTCTAATAATATCTTAGACGATAAAGAAGATAATAATATAGATGATATTGTAGAAGATTTAGACAACATACCTGATTTAGATGATGTACTTGATGAAGAAAATAATGATGTACCTAATTTAGATGATGTAATTGATACTAACGATGAAGAGAATAATAATGAAGAAGAAAATAAAAATGATGATGAAAATATTCCTGAAATGAAAGAGTATTCTGATGAAGAGCTTTTGGATTCTAATAATATCTTAGACGATGAAGAAGATAATAATATAGATAATACTGTAGAAGATTTAGACGATATACCTGATTTACATGATGAAATTAAAGAGTCTGAAGAAAATAATAATGAAGAACTAGAAGAAACTATTGATGATAATAATAACTCATCTGATAATGATATTATAAAGGGAATTGATGATATTATAGATGATAATGATGATAATAAAGAGGGGGATATTTTGATAAGTCATGGATCTATTTTAGAAGATGAAATAGTAAAAAAAGAAGAAGAATATTTTTCTTCAAGTGATGCTTTCAATTTTTCGCTTAATAAAGATTTCTTGCTAGGTGATTATGATGATGAGGAAAATGACAATAACGATGAAAGCTCTAATATATCACCTAACTTCAATGAAGAATATGATGATGGAGAAGTAATAAAACCTGCAAGTGAAAAAGACAGTTTCGATACGGAAGATTTAATAGATAAAGATTTATATGATCCTGAGGAAGTACCTAAAGTTCCAGATGATTTTTACAGAGAAGCAGAAGAAAAAGTAAAAGAAAATATGACTTCTAATTGGAAAAAAGTTTTAAAAGCTCTTAGAGGTAAAAAATTCATTAATAAAAATATGAATGAAATGCTAGAATGGGTAAAAAAGCAGTCAGGACTAGATATTGTACATGCTGCTATGCTTACAAGACAAGATAATGGAAGTTATAATATAGTAGAATCTCAAAATATATCTGATAATACAAAAGATAAATTGAATATTAGCGAGAATGAAGCTTTATTCAAAAAAATTCTATCTCATAAAAAAACATTATATGTATCTGATCCTTTTGCTTCAGACTCTATAAAAAGCAAATTCGATTCTGAAGATAGAAAAGATATTTCTCATATGATATTTGTACCAATAGAAAATGATGAAGGAGGATTGAAATCATTTTTTATAGGTCTATCATCTAACTAG
- a CDS encoding sensor histidine kinase: protein MNFIKKIVSKIKTRYGILFPSIICFFVLVNFIAALWISSFIYEPNITNQFYMFSVMFFPLTSILIGVIVIIKFVVDAIMKKEGSHLKLVIVLIMGLMTVVPSLFISKISTYIIKTNLNLFLDQNINSAVEYVIDISNKEIMDKQIFMSNVIENIGVNYFNNIYHNLAIGNIKYDDISKIVKSSEYFKNIVFLSNSYNLNNIIFFNSANYIPLDINYKLTNTNTLFINSEYNGSFYVNAIIPLSYSNNYVIWSESMPKNYIEVRNSALETFRIYNSVNMFTNEFSMILSLLYIFVLGISAFFSIIFGIALSRLITRPISLILNATNSITNADFNIDMKLGGVHDMRNLIHRFNVMARALKYHRDRENTRARLETWREAAIKVAHEIKNPLMPIIMNAELIEMKISTNMTDKDVERAKKSSNIIIKNANVISNLVRSFSEFSFAIKLSDEKQSINSALIEVLESFKNINTVKFSVVLSKHDYFINMDREKLIMAFRNLIKNAIEAMEKSSRSVIYISSYHEIIDLNEFFIISITDTGVGIENNNLHKIFEPYFTSKEKGTGIGLSTVEKIISEHNGTIDVESIPNEGTTFFIKFMVES from the coding sequence ATGAATTTTATAAAAAAAATAGTATCAAAAATAAAAACTAGGTATGGAATACTATTTCCAAGTATTATATGTTTTTTTGTTTTAGTTAATTTTATAGCAGCTTTATGGATAAGTAGTTTTATATATGAACCAAACATTACGAATCAATTTTATATGTTTTCTGTAATGTTTTTCCCTTTAACTAGTATCTTAATAGGTGTTATAGTCATAATTAAATTTGTTGTTGATGCTATAATGAAAAAGGAAGGTTCTCATTTAAAATTAGTAATAGTATTGATAATGGGACTTATGACTGTTGTCCCAAGTTTATTTATAAGTAAAATATCCACTTATATTATTAAAACAAATTTGAATTTATTTTTGGATCAAAATATTAATAGTGCTGTAGAATATGTAATAGATATTTCAAATAAAGAAATAATGGATAAGCAGATATTTATGTCAAATGTTATTGAAAATATTGGAGTAAACTATTTTAATAATATATATCATAATTTAGCAATTGGTAATATAAAGTATGATGATATAAGCAAAATTGTCAAATCTTCAGAATATTTTAAAAATATAGTATTTTTATCAAATTCATATAATTTAAATAATATAATTTTTTTTAATTCTGCCAATTACATACCGCTTGATATTAACTACAAATTAACTAATACCAATACATTATTTATTAATAGTGAATATAATGGTTCATTTTATGTTAATGCTATTATACCATTATCATATAGTAATAATTATGTTATATGGTCTGAATCTATGCCTAAAAATTATATAGAGGTGAGAAATAGCGCTTTGGAAACTTTCAGAATATATAATTCTGTTAATATGTTTACAAATGAATTTTCTATGATACTTAGTCTTTTGTATATATTTGTTTTAGGTATATCTGCATTTTTTTCTATAATATTTGGAATAGCTTTATCCAGGCTTATAACAAGACCTATAAGTTTAATACTTAATGCTACTAATTCTATCACAAACGCTGATTTTAATATAGATATGAAACTCGGCGGAGTTCATGATATGAGAAATCTGATACATAGATTTAATGTAATGGCAAGGGCATTAAAATACCATAGAGATAGAGAGAATACGAGAGCAAGACTTGAAACTTGGAGGGAGGCTGCTATTAAGGTAGCTCATGAAATAAAAAATCCTCTTATGCCTATAATAATGAATGCAGAACTCATAGAAATGAAAATATCTACCAATATGACAGATAAAGATGTTGAAAGAGCCAAAAAATCTTCAAACATTATAATAAAAAATGCCAATGTAATTTCTAATTTGGTGAGATCTTTTTCTGAATTTTCATTTGCTATTAAACTTTCTGATGAAAAACAATCTATAAATAGTGCTTTAATAGAGGTTTTAGAGTCTTTTAAGAATATAAATACTGTTAAATTTAGTGTTGTTTTGAGTAAGCATGATTATTTTATCAATATGGACAGAGAAAAATTGATAATGGCTTTCAGAAATCTTATAAAAAACGCAATAGAGGCTATGGAAAAATCTTCAAGATCTGTTATATATATATCATCATACCATGAAATTATAGATTTAAATGAATTTTTTATTATCAGTATTACAGATACAGGGGTTGGAATAGAAAATAATAATTTACATAAAATATTTGAGCCTTATTTTACTTCAAAAGAGAAGGGTACAGGTATAGGACTTTCTACTGTAGAAAAAATCATATCAGAACATAATGGAACAATAGATGTGGAATCAATACCAAATGAAGGAACTACTTTCTTTATAAAATTTATGGTTGAATCATAA
- a CDS encoding HAD-IA family hydrolase — protein MIKNIVSDIGNVLYEFSVNDFISKYIDDEDKEKFLKNSFSNENWRLMDKGDLAFNDARNFFIEMNPKYKKVIDDLFDSSLTLCLNKNHNNISLLKEYKDKGYDIYYLSNMPSETFEALRKETDFFDGTCVGGVISAHIKMIKPNKDIYEYFLNKFELKPEECLFIDDNINNVNTALEIGINAAQLKKIDDMKIVLKDMLK, from the coding sequence ATGATTAAAAATATTGTGTCAGATATCGGAAATGTATTATATGAATTTAGTGTGAATGATTTTATTAGTAAATACATAGATGATGAAGATAAAGAGAAATTCTTAAAAAATTCATTTTCTAATGAAAATTGGCGTCTTATGGATAAAGGAGATTTGGCTTTTAATGATGCAAGAAACTTCTTTATAGAAATGAATCCTAAATATAAAAAAGTTATAGATGATTTATTTGATAGTTCATTAACTTTATGTCTGAATAAAAATCATAATAATATTTCATTATTGAAAGAATATAAAGATAAGGGATATGATATATATTATCTATCTAATATGCCGTCAGAAACATTTGAAGCTTTAAGAAAAGAAACAGATTTTTTTGATGGTACCTGTGTAGGAGGGGTTATATCAGCACATATAAAGATGATTAAACCTAACAAAGATATTTATGAATATTTTTTAAATAAATTTGAGTTAAAACCAGAAGAATGTTTATTTATAGATGATAATATCAATAATGTTAATACAGCTTTAGAGATTGGTATAAATGCAGCACAATTAAAAAAAATAGATGATATGAAAATTGTACTAAAAGATATGCTTAAATAA
- the map gene encoding type I methionyl aminopeptidase, whose protein sequence is MFIKEVKEIVKPKIKDEDAIKNIRKAAEIAQNSIDLAFKLCMSGVRASKVDKEVEKYIQSQNAYPANFEVPDYGFATSISSGNEIAHGRPTNNKILVHGEPVCVDVGVKYNGYYADCARTIVIEGGMGSVNHRAYKLIEACKKALEYAIYKLRPNVLLSEYGRTVENKVHEYGFSVIKSLTGHGVGYEYHEAPYIFNFYHPNNDVILEPNMVLALELMITNGTDKYEKEKDGWTLSTPDYSLAVHFEHTVLITQTGVEILGIKKQ, encoded by the coding sequence ATGTTTATAAAAGAAGTGAAAGAAATAGTAAAGCCTAAAATAAAAGATGAAGATGCCATAAAAAATATAAGAAAAGCAGCTGAAATAGCGCAAAATTCTATTGACTTGGCATTTAAACTTTGTATGTCAGGTGTAAGAGCTTCTAAAGTAGATAAAGAAGTAGAAAAATATATACAATCACAAAATGCCTACCCTGCTAACTTTGAAGTTCCTGATTATGGGTTTGCTACAAGTATATCAAGCGGAAATGAAATAGCACATGGAAGACCTACAAATAATAAAATACTTGTACATGGCGAACCTGTATGCGTTGACGTTGGAGTTAAATACAATGGATATTATGCTGATTGTGCAAGAACTATAGTTATAGAAGGCGGTATGGGTTCTGTTAATCATAGAGCCTATAAACTCATAGAAGCATGCAAAAAAGCTTTAGAATATGCTATTTATAAATTAAGACCTAATGTGCTTTTAAGCGAATATGGAAGAACTGTTGAAAACAAAGTGCATGAATATGGATTCAGTGTAATAAAGTCGCTTACAGGTCATGGCGTAGGTTATGAATATCATGAAGCTCCTTACATATTCAATTTTTATCATCCTAATAATGATGTTATATTAGAGCCTAATATGGTATTAGCATTAGAACTTATGATAACAAACGGTACAGACAAGTACGAAAAAGAAAAAGACGGTTGGACTTTATCAACTCCAGATTATTCTTTAGCTGTTCATTTTGAGCATACTGTTTTAATCACTCAGACAGGCGTTGAAATTCTAGGTATAAAAAAACAATAA